One Caretta caretta isolate rCarCar2 chromosome 8, rCarCar1.hap1, whole genome shotgun sequence DNA window includes the following coding sequences:
- the LOC125640988 gene encoding uncharacterized protein LOC125640988, whose translation MQSSSAQVTMMESQNRKRAPAWTEQEVRDLIAVWGEESVLSELRSSFRNAKTFVKISQGMKDRGHNRDPKQCRVKLKELRQAYQKTREANSRSGSEPQTCRFYDELHAILGGSATTTPAVLFDSFNGDGGNTEAGFGDEEDDDEEEVVDSSQQASGETGFPDSQELFLTLDLDPVPPEPTQGCLLDPAGGEGTSAACVSMITGSSPSQRLVKLRKKKKRTRDEMFSELMLSSHTDRAQTNAWRQIMSECRKA comes from the exons atgcagagctcatcagcacaggtgaccatgatggagtcccagaatcgcaaaagagctccagcatggactgaacaggaggtacgggatctgatcgctgtttggggagaggaatccgtgctatcagaactccgttccagttttcgaaatgccaaaacctttgtcaaaatctcccagggcatgaaggacagaggccataacagggacccgaagcagtgccgtgtgaaactgaaggagctgaggcaagcctaccagaaaaccagagaggcgaacagccgctctgggtcagagccccaaacatgccgcttctatgatgagctacatgccattttagggggttcagccaccactaccccagccgtgttgtttgactccttcaatggagatggaggcaatacggaagcaggttttggggacgaagaagatgatgatgaggaggaggttgtagatagctcacagcaagcaagcggagaaaccggttttcccgacagccaggaactgtttctcaccctagacctggacccagtaccccccgaacccacccaaggctgcctcctggacccagcaggcggagaagggacctctg ctgcatgtgtttcaatgatcacaggatcttctccttcccagaggctagtgaagcttagaaagaaaaaaaaacgcactcgcgatgaaatgttctccgagctcatgctgtcctcccacactgacagagcacagacgaatgcgtggaggcaaataatgtcagagtgcaggaaagcataa